From Chlorocebus sabaeus isolate Y175 chromosome 15, mChlSab1.0.hap1, whole genome shotgun sequence, the proteins below share one genomic window:
- the LOC140713536 gene encoding putative uncharacterized protein CCDC28A-AS1 translates to MESHTVAWAGVQWCDLGSPPGFKQFSCFSLLSSWDSREPGWTSGPCEADSVVLEKLNSQELRTICVWHLG, encoded by the exons atggagtctcacactgtcgcctgggctggagtgcagtggtgtgatcttggctcacctcccgggttcaagcaattctcctgcttcagcctcctgagtagctgggattctag GGAGCCTGGTTGGACTTCAGGCCCCTGTGAGGCTGACTCTGTAGTCCTGGAGAAACTCAACAGCCAGGAACTTAGGACCATTTGTGTGTGGCATTTGGGCTAA